Genomic segment of Sebastes fasciatus isolate fSebFas1 chromosome 3, fSebFas1.pri, whole genome shotgun sequence:
TCAGGCTACAGGACAGGTAAGAAGAGGTAGCTGGCTAAAGTTAGGAATTAGAGTTAAATTATgggatttattttacatttaacacTTTTACTGTGAGTTTCCCTGAGCAGTAGTTTGTTGACTggattgttttcttttcctgaTGGTAAACACATAAAGCTAACTGACAAACAGTAACGGTTAGTCAGTAACGGTTAGACAGTAACGGTCAAACAGTAACGGTTAGTCAGTAACGGTTAGACAGTAACGGTCAAACAGTAACGGTTAGTCAGTAACGGTCAAACAGTAACGGTTAGTCAGTAACGGTCAGACAGTAACGGTTAGTCAGTAACGGTTAGAAAGTAACGGTTAATCCCAACGGTCAGTTAGCTAATGAGCTAATGTTTGCTAGCCTGTAGCAGCTAGTTAGCTACAGGCTAGCTGTCAGCTAGCTCAGAGCTAAAGTAGCTTAACTTAGTTTGTCTTCATGGTGCTGGGGATGAGTACTACTGAAAGataagctattattattatgattaacTCTAATCTTAATTTACCAAACATGAAGTTTAGGGAGAAAACGTCACAGAGTGAGTTTGATTGCTTATTAACTTTAGTATCAAACAGTTGGTGCATCAAGGCAGGACCAGATAGTGAAAAAAGACTAAAGATCATATCAGTAACTTTTAGAAAAGGTTAATTTAGGGGGATTAAATAGTCATACTAGGCTTCAGGGTCAGCTTCACAATTAAGTCAATTTATCATCATAAATGTGCCAATATATCAGATGCTAATTCACTCTAAAAGTACATTTGTGTACCAGACTTAATTTTATAAATAGAGGTAGCTAAGTTGCAAAACTTGTAAAAATGTTGGACACAGTAATATACTCTCAGTATGAAGGGAAGGATATTTACTGATATCCTCAATGACCACTAGAGAATTGAtacaaatgatcaataatccctcaaaaatgccacattaagacaccaagaccttgaggaacacgatagaaaaagccatgctgggatttggtatcaaaaagttttgacattttgagatttctgcaagaattgcatttttcggcgattagttggagagcacttctgttctggaaattgctcagaaacccccttattgtcactctacctaggaaagccatccatcctctgaaggctctacgtctctagtttgtggctgtaaagtttcatgaggctgtgattatcctagaggtcacctcaggtcattttatacagcgaggtcagatttttaaaaaaattgttccaatacaataaaatagctactatggggactaacatcatcacacgaTACAACAATTGAGCTCATTGGAGCCACacaagtctcagctttacagtgattgGCAATTTATGTAagtctaagactgtttagggaccccagtatgcagaaatattcaaacacatcgtttttagaataggcacaaataacacatttatactgcattaaaataaCTGCATGGtctttgcccaaaactgcatgtgattattataaagtgggcatgtctgtaaaggagagacaaatgggtaccaatagaacccattttcagtcacatgtcttgaggtcagaggtcaagggacccctttgaaaatggccatgccagtttttcctcgtcaaaatttagcacaacttTGGAGCGTTTCTTATCGTCCCTCGCGGCAAattccaatggattccttaggttttctagtttcatatgatatctgtaacttcactctagctctaaaattAAACctactacagcctctgaaagacagtaaagtcggttgggATTGCCTGCAATCCTGCGGGGTTTCAGAGGGTTGATAAGATAATGACACCATAGGTTTATGTTATGGCTAtcagttttaattatttcagttTCGTTTCGAAGAGTTCTTTGTTCcactgttgccatggagatgcTATGAGATTGCTGAATACTAACATTGACTCAGAATTCAAATTATTTAAACTGTTGGATGTATTCTTccctactttttattttatcaacaAACCACATATTTTCTAGTGCAGTTGCTCATCTTGGAGAATTTCATGCTCATCCAATCCTTCGGAGTACTCTAACTGCAAGTCATCAAACATTCAtgtcattcatgtctatgtagaaaATGAAAGATGCCCCAACATTAATACTCCCGCTTTGCCACTCTATTGACAAGTTTTTCAAGGGCATATTTTGGATAAATTTGGATGTATATGTAAAGAAATTCAAATTGCACACTagtacattttaataataataataatatattagatttatatagcgctttttagtgatctcaaagacgcttaaaattaaaattattattttgcaacagattttaaatataaatatgtaacttcatatataaatataaagttacATGTACtggttttattatttgtatattatttttgaCAGGTACatgaaaaatgatcaataatgaTGTGCAAAGGGGCCTaggtcagaggatcaccaaagtcatctTCTGGTTACCATAAATGTACCAAATGTCATGACAATACATCCACTAGTtactaaatataatattttcacgaatatataaaataattgatATGTACATTTTCTGTATACGTTTATTTCTGTTAGATTTTTGATTATTATCaagttgttttctttcattctttgcaCTTACATCAAACCCTCTGACTCTATATTACAGGTGACGTGATGCCTCAGAATGGTTTGAGCTATGAGGGCAGAAGAGGATGGACGCATCACAGCACCTGTAAAGCCAACGATCAGGTCCCGGGCACTGGTTTGGTTAATGGAGCCGTTGCTCACAATGGCTGGCCAGCTGCTGCCACTAGAACCAGTGAGAGCACACCAGCTGGCACACCGAATGGTACCAAACCGCAATGCATGGTTAATGGTTATATTAACCATGGGTACAAGGGCAAGAGCACGAAAGCAGCGCCCCAAAGGACACGCAGGAAACATGGGAGCACGATTTCAGATGTCACTGATGCCTCAGCAGCTGGCGGGGTCCGCAGCGCAGGCACTCCAGGTGGTGTCTCAGTGAATGGGGCCGCCAGTCTAGACACTGTTGCTCCGCCGTGTAAATCTGAACAAATGGCACCACGGCACAacctgtcagcagcagcaaagaACAAGAGAAGGGAGAAATTCAGACGCAAGAAGAGGTGCGCCACCTACCTTTGaataaatcattcattcatgcagAGTTAGTTACTCACACCTGTCAGTTCAATCTCCCCTGTATGTAAGCTGTCACAAGGCGGGTGTAGACAATTGCATTGGTTTAAATGGAAATGTTTCTGCTCCGTCAGACAGGCGACTACAAAAATGTATTATACAGGATGTGAAAAATGCAACTCCAGAGTGTTTTTGGTGGATTTCTACTGTCTTAAGGGAACAGTGTTGCCGCACATAACCTCCTGTATAACCACAAATTGTTGTGTATACACTTCGGTTATTGTTTGGATTACGCAAACTGTTTTCAGTCTCTATGCCAAGCTAAGGTAACCAGCTGCAGCCAATGAACAGATATGACAGTGGTATCagtcttttcatctaactcacGGCAGGAAGGCAAATAAACTACTCTTGTAAAAGCGACCACAGCGTCAGATAATCAAAAATAGTATATGTATATGGAAAAGTAAAAAGAAGTATATAGAAATTTGCCTGATTGTGGAATGTTTAAGTTAGTTTCAGACCTATCAGTCTGCCAACTTTTTATAGAAACACTGAAGTCGTCTGTCCGGAGTACCCTACACTCCCACTGTTGCCGCCACCAGAGGAGGAAGACTGGGAAAGTGAGATCCAAGAGGTCAAACTGACTGACTgggaaaagatgtgttttggcGTCGGCCCCTACggtaaagaaaaaatatttcaatattacaatttgcccctccacagcactgtattgatACCATATGCTGGTGCCTGAAATACATACACTAGTTAGTATATATACTTGTTTTTTAAGTAATATGAATGAACAATAACCTATTTTGCAGTAAGGATAATTACAGTAGTGTTGTTACCACTGCGCTCAAATGAAGGAAACTAAAAATGTGTATAGccaatttcagtttttttcaagGTTTATCTCACAACAAGCCATTTCTACTCAGGTTGAGGTTGGGTTTCAAAGCTGTTCTTAGGTTTCAGGTCAGGCCATGTTTTACTGGTattctgtcactcctccaggtccagAAGATGTGCTCCATTTCTCTTTGCGGGATTTGACGCTTAAGCAAAGGGACACCGTTGACCTGCCGGTGACAGCCAATTATAGCCCAGCCGTGCACCACCAACGCCGAGTCCGATGGTCCTGCTACAGCATTCCCTCCGAGCCAGACCAGTACGCAGACGCTGACGAGTAAGCCAGACGTATGCTGTTATGTTAGAGATTTGGTAGAAATCAATGTTCATGAGTTGTGCTGTGAATCTAGTTAGCCCCTATTGGCGTTGTGCAGATTTGGGGATTCTGGATAGTACCCTATGCTTAGAATATTTGTTTAGTCAGCATCTGTCTTATTTTCCTCATCCAAAACATTAGCGGaagttaaattaaatgtaaaacttACTCTAGGTTAGCATCTATGCAAAGCTTCAAAATCAAAGGGTCAAATAGATAGTAGGGTGGAGCCTAGGTTGCTttcaggttgtttttttattgtaggtttggttttatattttatattcagATTTTATATTGCAACATATTAATTTGTTAGTGATCTTAAAGAATGATTTTAGATAAACTACCATACTTTGCTGTTGTACCGCTTCAGTGACTGTTGTtattgaaaatggtcatgcatTTACTGTTCTTCTATTTAATATCTTCATCATTTTGCTAGTATAccaaaaaactgaaataatggGTTTTATGTAAaggttttttatgttttaaaatgcCTGAAATGGGAACACTGTTGTCTTAATAAGTTGCTCTTTGGAGCTATCAATTCTATTGTTTATAAATTGCACGTTCACATCAAGTACATGAAGTATTTAAATTTGGGGGCAGCCAACCAAACCCAAGAAATTATGGTTTGTTAATGTACCAACAACAAATTGTTCTCTGCCCCTTTCAgactttcattttcatttttcacaaccacaataaatcaaattttCTTCTACCTTGTGGCCAAACCGTGCATGTTTATCTCCTCTAGTCACCGCTGTAGTCAAAGTGGAGGTTCACCTGAGTAGCAGGGCTTTCCAGGAACAGTAGGTCCTCCTCTGTTCAGATCTCTCACTTCCATTTCACTGCATAAACCAACATCATGTTGCATAGTTTAAATCATACTGGTTTCATTTTATGGAGATTTTAGAATGTGATGACAGGTTTCGGCCACTAGATGGGAGTGTTGGCGTCAGATTGTGCTTTCTCTCAGTTATTCCACACACCTTTGGGAGTTCAGTGGGTTCATTCCCAAGGACTTGGGAGACACAAGCATTTACTTGCACACTGTTCAGACCCCATTTCCCCCCGGTGTTTCGTTCAGAATGCAACTAAAGATGGCATTGTTACTAAGCTGATTAATGTCATCTAATAGTGCTAAATCATTCATGTCCACAGACGCCATGTCAATAATAGATTGAGGTCATAATCTCTGGTGAAACCTACAGTCGTGCGCTCTGATGAGACTTTGTAGTTGAATTCTAAGTAGAGCTCTggggttttttctttttcttcaaaaGTATACAGCATCAGACCGTTCACTATCAAAGACATGAAGTAGCTTTTGATGTTCCCCAGGCATCTATGTGAATTTTATTGTTGGTGTGCTGCAAGGGGCAAATGTGACTGGAGGAGTGGTGATGATAGGGGAAGATGATGTCGCACTTTTCTGTTTGCAGACACTTACGATGGGGATTGAAAGGTCACTGAGCACTTTGTGTTTAAATCCTGTTGAAATGTTCATAGGAGAACTGTTGGTAATGGTGTCAAGGGTGAATCCTGCCTCTCGATCAGTACATGCAGGGGAAGCCTTCAGCCCATCCACCCCTGAACGGGATAAGTAGTTTAcagaatggatggatggtttaTCTCTGTCTTTAGTTTCCAGGAAGCTGACCCACGCTGAATGTCATTGTTAATTTACCCTACCGATGATCATTCTTTGCAAACTTGGCATGCCCTAAAGTGAAAATCCACTCCAAAGCGGAATTCATATATGCTATTTGTTTGATCTTAGACAGTTTACTAAATAACTGTGAGCATGAAGAACTCTCTCCCTAACCCAGAAACCAGAAAACCCAAAATCGTATTTGTCATGTCATCATGAGATTAAGTCTTGTAGCTGCTTCTTTGACGGGAAGTGATACACTGTTGCTGTTTTCACATCCGTGTGACCTATTTTGTTAAGAGCAAATGCTTTTCACTCATTTAAAGTTACCCTCAACACTAAGAATCTGTTCACGAAACCCATCTGTTATTCATTGTCATAGGAGCAGCTCACATACTCTCACATTTAGCTTTGTGAGAGGCTGCCTCACATTCACAAATCTTTACTAAAACAGaatcatttgttttaaaaaagttgTCTTTAGGGTGAATTTCCCCTTTAATGCTGCACTAGCTGTAATAGTCTTGCATTATAATTTTGTGGGGGTGGTATCAGAGTTGCATTGTTAAGAAATAGCGTGTCTCATACATGTTGTAATCCTGGTGAGTGATTAATTCCCCTATATGTCTCAATGGACCCTTTCTCCACATCCTGCGTTTGGACAAATAAGCAGACTGCTTGCCCTCCTACGTCCGCACTGCAGTTACTGTATGGGTCAAGTTCAGCTCATTGCTTGTAGTTCATGTTTTAACTGAAGTTAACTACATAACTACATTATTAGAGTATCTGTAGTAAACTGATCACCCACAATGTTTGATTGTATTGATAGCCAGATAGACTTTGATGATAATACAAGTTTCATTTCTCAGTGCTGAGATGACTTTGGGAAATCGGCTCCAGGCCTTTTTAGCACTGCATTTCTCAGATGTGAATCATCACCAGTTATTTCATCTGGTTGCAGTATGACCAGTCATTTAGCATTCAGCATCTTGATTGATCTGGCAGCATAATGGTTTGTTAGCCTGGCACAGGAAGAGACTCAGGAGGaggcaggaaggaggattgTGGTCAGTTTAACATCCGGCAGCCAACCAAAGCAAACACATTGCGGTAGTGGATGGACATTTGTCACCATAGTTCGAAACCTGCTCTCCTAAATCGCTAATCCTTCCTGTGCTTCCACGTGGAAGCTGCAACCAAATGCTCGGCCTACTTGTAGGTACAAGTGGTAACTTCAGGTCAACTTAAATGGTAATATTGTGCAgtagatttttcttttaatgtaaaCTAATCCTACCAAGTATTGTCTGTTGTCCAAATACTATTAAAAACACCAGTGAGCCACACCTGTGCACTACAGCATGTTCCTTCAGTTCGATGAAAACAACCACTGTAGTTTATCAGGAGTCAATCCCACATGAACCATCCTGCTGATGTTAATACTCACTAGAGAACCAGATGTATATTTATCCCCCGCttaaaatagtccccaacaaaatCACTATTATTTCTTGTTAAAGCaacatttgctaaaaactacagtgcccagctatttaaggaaattactgagccttttttttaaattaatctaTATATTTTTGACCCTTTTTTTAAGATATACAACTTCATTTGGAACCAATGGGCATTGGGGcagagtgccacagacaggGCCGGGGAGTCAGGAAGTATTGAGAGACCTTCTAACTAGGGatggtggggtggggggggatcaatacatattgtatcaatacagtattgtattgatacacagacatcaagtatcaatcttttattatataaactattaacctctaaACAATCTGACGtttgctattctgtctttcagaggttgtagcgggctcaaggAATcagttggtaccaaccatgtcatgttagcttgtcaggaagaacgaTAAGTagcgctccaaagttacgcaaaattttggcgaggaaaaactggcatggccattttcaaaggggtccctctgacctcaagatgtgtgaatgaaaacctgagatgaacagagtgaaaactgtatctctttagataaaacagatgttgataaactacataatttgcagtttaaaaaaggcaatatatcgcaatatcaaatcttatcgcaatactcagtatatcgcaaaatgtttaagatcgctataagatcgtatcgtgacttaagtatcgtgataatatcatatcgtgGGTCTTCtagtgattcccacccctagtactaacacattgttggttttggtcttttcatgggatttgttgacaatacaTGAATATAGAATATCAGTAATATATATGGATGGATGACGGATGACTGTCTGATGGCAGTTCAAACAAGTTATTAGATTTGAGCTTGGGTATCCTAAACTGTTTAAGTTTCGGTTTAGCATGTATAGGAACTAAGAAACGAAACCAAAATGTAACCAACTGCTCTACATATggtattttataataatatggGTCAGTCCTCCTAATCCAGAGGTCTGTATTGATGCAGGGTGCATTAGGTCACCATTGGGGGAATGACCCTCAAAACATATCCTTTGTTCCTTCACATTCTTCCATTCAAACATCAAGTAATATGTGTTGTATCAATAGGATCCTGttccccttcttcctcctcctcctcctcctcctcctttaaatGACCTCCTGCAGTGCATGATATATTGCACACCCAGTTCAGACAGGCGCTTAGctgtgtttctcctctgtgaCTCACCTCCAGTCATAGCTTTTTCATCTCTCCTCAGTGTGTCCGGTCTTTTCCCATGCTTCTCCAGATTGATCTTTTAACAGTACGTTGGCAAGTACAGAAAGATGCCTGTGGTTAGCTAACCACAGCCAGAGCTAACCAGTACGAAAACATAAATTGCCTGTTTTGGGGGTTAGGGGTTCTGGTAAATTGGAACAATTAACTGCAGTCCACTAGGGAAAATTGGTAAAAGATGGAAACTACAAGGCCCCTTTTTGGAAAATGTGCCTCAGGCAGGCTAGATCCATGCCAGTGttatttaatttgggattttTGTTTCTCACAGAAATTTGGCAGCAGTAAATTTAATGATTCCTTGGCATTTTAAATCCTCCAAACTTTCTGGAAATGGTGGGTCGTATTTCATGATTTGTTTTTAGGCTGTGAGGATGTGAACACATTGATTTCTCTGAGGTTCTGTAAAGCCAATTGTATCGCTCCCAAAGAAGACGGTTCGTGGTTTCCTGTCATTGTGACTTGACCCAGTGGGAAGACAGCCAGGGTGAAGGGATCTGGGTGACGGACCAGAGCCTGTGGAAATATCTGGCAGCCGTGACTGTAGAGGTTACGGCAGCCTGATGACCAGGCTCACTGTTTCGTAACTTTgtgatgaaacaaaaaaaagggtcTGCAATGCTCCCGACTGTTCTTCCAAGTAGGTTAGCTTACACACTACATCATCTGTGGGCCTTAACCCTGAGCAAGTTTATTGGTGTATATATTGTAGAACTTGGGGCGCTGTAATTAAGTTGTAACATAGTGTTTTTGGGTGGATTCTTCTGAAAGAAGCCGTCGCCACATCTGTTGAACAGAGGAAGGGCAACAGATTTTGCAGAGTCAGAGTGATTGGAATCAGAGGGCGTTTGCCCGGACTAAAATCTTCACCATATGGTGAAACTAGAGCACTGCACCAGGGCTACAAGCCTGGGTCTAGTAAATTCACTTCCTGCGTGTCACTCTAATACTATTCTATGACATTCTTGTTGTAACATGATGGTTTTTATTAGGGTACAGTTAAGGAAATACATATGCTTTAACATCTTCCTCCTGACTTGGATTAAAGCAACATATTTCAGCTATGGTCAATGACAGCCCAGTTTGTGGACACTCACAACTGTCTCTAATATAGAGAAGGTTGTACCATCCTTGAATGTTTAACATCACATTAACACAGACGTTTCAACAGtgaattaaaagaataaaaggaCAATGCCGGGATCATTTTCCAGAATTATGGGTACATTTTATGCGAAAGAGTATTTAAGAATTTGTGTGTATAGTTGGTCTCCTTTTACATAGAAAGCCAGTTTGGTTGATACATCTTCTTGTTGTGGCGTTCTTTGCAACATAGGagtaatattttcattttaaattgactgCCGTTCCTCTTCGAGGTCTTAGTATAGGAATCCACTGGGACTGTGATTAGTTCATAGTCCATTCAGTCTATACTTAAACTGGACTTTTTTTGAGATTGAAAGATTATTCTTGCATTATGTTTTCGTGTTGTCTGTCCGTACCATTCTTGTGgatgcgatatctcaggaacacctggagggaattccttcaaattttgcacaaacgtccacttggacttaaggatgacctgattagaatttggtggtcaaaggtcactgtgacctcacagaaCAGGTTTTCGGCCATAGCATAGTCAAGCATTCATATGCTAtatatgacaattttacacaaatcttgaggaggataaaatgatgaagtgatgacattttggacagagccatgtaaactgcaacttgccTTGTTGGCAGAGGCAAACAATC
This window contains:
- the LOC141764829 gene encoding uncharacterized protein LOC141764829 isoform X2; the protein is MPQNGLSYEGRRGWTHHSTCKANDQVPGTGLVNGAVAHNGWPAAATRTSESTPAGTPNGTKPQCMVNGYINHGYKGKSTKAAPQRTRRKHGSTISDVTDASAAGGVRSAGTPGGVSVNGAASLDTVAPPCKSEQMAPRHNLSAAAKNKRREKFRRKKRNTEVVCPEYPTLPLLPPPEEEDWESEIQEVKLTDWEKMCFGVGPYGPEDVLHFSLRDLTLKQRDTVDLPVTANYSPAVHHQRRVRWSCYSIPSEPDQYADADE
- the LOC141764829 gene encoding uncharacterized protein LOC141764829 isoform X1, encoding MINSNLNLPNMKFREKTSQSDVMPQNGLSYEGRRGWTHHSTCKANDQVPGTGLVNGAVAHNGWPAAATRTSESTPAGTPNGTKPQCMVNGYINHGYKGKSTKAAPQRTRRKHGSTISDVTDASAAGGVRSAGTPGGVSVNGAASLDTVAPPCKSEQMAPRHNLSAAAKNKRREKFRRKKRNTEVVCPEYPTLPLLPPPEEEDWESEIQEVKLTDWEKMCFGVGPYGPEDVLHFSLRDLTLKQRDTVDLPVTANYSPAVHHQRRVRWSCYSIPSEPDQYADADE